Genomic window (Rosa chinensis cultivar Old Blush chromosome 6, RchiOBHm-V2, whole genome shotgun sequence):
TGTTggcattgatgaatgaatattcATCATCTAAACTCTCCCAAGAATTTTTTGACATTCAGTTTTTAATGgaattttgaatgtttttaaatttttttgaagtttttcttaTGTGAGTTTTTTCGCATGGGATGTAAGGATGAAATTATATCCTCATGGGAATAAATTGTGTTATACTTTTTTATATgacttttcattttcattttcttttattgaaaGTTGAAAGTATCAGGGTTCAGATATAACGGCACGGTGAACAAGGCCAAATTCTCTAACCCAATAATACTACTCTAGGCCCAAGGCCTAATTGAATGCAACAACCTTAGTAGCAAAGCAGGCCCAAggccaaattccacagaaaactATTACTAAGTAAATGAACATAATTGTATATTACTAATGACAGAAAAATATTAACTTACGGGGAAAAAAATTAGAATAATGTAGTTGTCCAGCTCAAACTCATAAAATTTATAACCTACTCTATTATGAGTAAAACTAGCTTGTATGGCATGGGCGCATTCCTAGCAAAATATGGCGAGAAACCATTAATTTCTAACGATCTCTCTCCCACCGAGTCTTATGAATctacaatatatatatgcctCTGGTCCAACTGTTATTCTCATATGCTGCTAAAATGGGGTTCAACAAACAAAACTTAATAGCCGTATGCTCCGTAGCTTTGATCCTTATTACTTATGTCCCTCTAGCAAGTACAGTCGAAGATGACAGTGGCTTCCTCAAAGCACACAATGAGATTCGCAAAGAGCACGGTCTCCCGCCACTGCAATGGAATAAAACCTTAGCTGAGTATGCACAAAATTATGCCAATAAAAGATCTGGGGACTGCGCAATGGAGCATTCGGATGCTCCTTATTCTGAGAACATTGCGAGTGGTTTGGGTATGACCGGTGAAGCAGCGACAAAGTACTGGTGCACCGAGAAAGCCGAATACGACTACAATACAAATAAATGTACCGGTCCTGAGGAAGATGGTTGCCGCCACTACACTATTATAGTTACGAGGATAACAACCCAACTTGGTTGTGCAAGGGCCAAGTGCAAAAATGGCGATATGTTTGTATCCTGCAACTATGATCCTTC
Coding sequences:
- the LOC112170595 gene encoding pathogenesis-related protein 1 — its product is MGFNKQNLIAVCSVALILITYVPLASTVEDDSGFLKAHNEIRKEHGLPPLQWNKTLAEYAQNYANKRSGDCAMEHSDAPYSENIASGLGMTGEAATKYWCTEKAEYDYNTNKCTGPEEDGCRHYTIIVTRITTQLGCARAKCKNGDMFVSCNYDPSGEPDQRPY